A window of Haloarcula sp. H-GB4 contains these coding sequences:
- a CDS encoding PstS family phosphate ABC transporter substrate-binding protein, translating into MTDSPSGGLSRRRFLTSSGAIGTLALAGCVQNTSRGDGSGSDGSGSDGSSGGLSGQVIIKGSSTVFPISDAMAEEFMEEHGNVNVTVDSTGSGGGFENWFCPGDSDINGASRPISDAEIEQCSGNDVEPVEFQVAGDALTVAVNNDADWVDCITFDELRQIWSDEAGVTNWSDVRDEWPDMEIERYGPASTSGTFDYFNENVVGEDTEHTTEYQPTEEDETIVQGIRDNEGGIGYFGFAYYNSNSEAVKAVEVKAEEDGECTAPSLANAKDGSYPLARPLFIYASESSLQNEAVYEFIRFYLEQAETDIVQDIGYVPSSAEQRDENLEKLDEVAG; encoded by the coding sequence ATGACAGATTCACCGAGCGGTGGTCTCTCTCGCCGTCGTTTTTTAACAAGTTCTGGTGCAATCGGGACACTGGCGCTGGCTGGTTGTGTCCAGAATACGAGCCGTGGCGACGGGAGTGGCTCCGATGGCAGTGGGTCTGACGGTAGCTCCGGCGGGCTTTCGGGGCAGGTCATTATCAAGGGCAGCAGTACGGTGTTTCCCATCTCCGACGCGATGGCCGAGGAGTTCATGGAGGAACACGGAAACGTCAACGTTACTGTCGACTCCACGGGGAGCGGTGGAGGCTTCGAGAACTGGTTCTGTCCCGGCGACTCCGATATCAACGGGGCTTCCCGCCCCATCAGCGACGCCGAGATTGAGCAGTGTTCGGGAAACGACGTCGAGCCTGTCGAGTTCCAGGTCGCGGGCGATGCCCTGACCGTCGCGGTCAACAACGACGCCGACTGGGTCGACTGCATAACCTTCGACGAGCTGCGCCAGATCTGGAGCGACGAAGCGGGAGTCACGAACTGGTCGGACGTGCGCGACGAGTGGCCCGACATGGAGATCGAACGCTACGGCCCGGCGTCGACCTCCGGAACTTTTGACTACTTCAACGAGAACGTCGTCGGTGAGGACACCGAACACACGACCGAGTACCAGCCAACCGAGGAGGACGAGACTATTGTCCAGGGAATTCGTGACAACGAGGGCGGCATCGGGTACTTCGGGTTCGCCTACTACAACTCAAACTCTGAGGCGGTGAAGGCCGTCGAAGTCAAGGCCGAGGAAGACGGCGAATGTACCGCCCCGAGCCTGGCAAACGCCAAGGACGGCTCGTACCCGCTGGCCCGGCCGCTGTTCATCTATGCGTCCGAGTCATCCCTTCAAAACGAGGCGGTCTACGAGTTCATTCGGTTCTACCTCGAGCAGGCCGAAACCGATATCGTCCAGGATATCGGGTACGTGCCTTCGAGCGCCGAGCAGCGCGACGAGAACCTCGAAAAGCTGGACGAGGTCGCTGGCTAA
- the pstB gene encoding phosphate ABC transporter ATP-binding protein PstB, with translation MTENEMTSNDSTEPTPTTETAASSPDPSGDPLIEQSIDVEGTGATAAETGKPVIESRDLNVFYGETQALQGIDLAIPEKQVTAMIGPSGCGKSTFLRCINRMNDLIDAARVEGDLYFEGKNVYDADVDPVALRRRIGMVFQHPNPFPKSIYDNVAYGLRIQDQTENIDEKVETALKRAALWDEVKDQLDKSALDLSGGQQQRLCIARAIAVDPDVILMDEPASALDPIATSKIEDLIEELAEEFTVVIVTHNMQQAARISDKTAVFLTGGELVEFDDTDKIFENPDSQRVEDYITGKFG, from the coding sequence ATGACAGAGAACGAGATGACGAGCAACGACAGTACCGAACCCACACCGACCACTGAAACGGCCGCGTCGTCACCCGACCCGTCCGGTGATCCTCTCATCGAACAGTCGATCGACGTGGAGGGAACCGGCGCGACCGCGGCCGAGACGGGGAAGCCAGTCATCGAGTCCCGCGACCTGAACGTGTTCTACGGCGAGACGCAGGCGCTACAGGGTATCGATCTGGCCATCCCGGAAAAACAGGTGACGGCCATGATCGGTCCCTCCGGCTGTGGCAAGTCCACGTTCCTGCGGTGTATCAACCGCATGAACGATCTCATCGACGCGGCGCGGGTCGAGGGAGACCTCTACTTCGAGGGCAAGAACGTCTACGATGCCGACGTGGATCCGGTGGCGCTGCGGCGACGCATTGGGATGGTGTTCCAGCATCCGAACCCCTTCCCAAAGAGCATCTACGACAACGTCGCCTACGGCCTCCGGATTCAGGACCAGACGGAGAACATAGACGAGAAGGTCGAGACGGCGCTCAAGCGTGCCGCGCTGTGGGACGAAGTCAAAGACCAACTTGACAAGAGCGCACTCGACCTCTCAGGCGGCCAGCAACAGCGGCTCTGCATCGCCCGTGCCATCGCCGTTGATCCGGATGTGATCTTGATGGACGAGCCGGCGTCGGCACTTGACCCGATCGCCACCTCGAAAATTGAGGACCTCATTGAAGAGCTGGCTGAGGAGTTCACTGTCGTCATCGTGACGCACAATATGCAGCAGGCGGCCCGCATCTCCGACAAAACCGCCGTCTTCCTCACCGGCGGGGAACTCGTTGAGTTCGACGATACGGACAAGATCTTCGAGAACCCCGACAGCCAGCGTGTCGAGGACTACATCACCGGCAAGTTTGGATAG
- a CDS encoding 30S ribosomal protein S8e, translated as MKDQGRSPRKRTGGRRRPNHKKKKHELGKDTVETQVGEQRLKTVDSRGNTQKVRAVKTNVASIADGAETIEATIENVVENPSNPNYARRNIITKGAILETSEGQARVTSRPGQHGQVNAVLVE; from the coding sequence ATGAAAGACCAGGGACGCTCCCCTCGCAAGCGGACAGGTGGCCGACGACGACCGAACCACAAGAAGAAGAAACACGAACTCGGGAAGGACACCGTCGAGACGCAGGTCGGCGAACAGCGACTGAAGACCGTCGACTCCCGCGGCAACACGCAGAAGGTCCGTGCGGTCAAGACCAACGTTGCAAGCATCGCCGACGGTGCAGAGACCATCGAGGCGACCATCGAGAACGTCGTGGAGAACCCGTCGAACCCGAACTACGCCCGACGAAACATCATCACGAAAGGCGCAATCCTCGAAACCTCCGAGGGACAGGCCCGCGTGACCTCCCGCCCCGGACAGCACGGTCAGGTCAACGCTGTGCTGGTCGAGTAA
- the pyrF gene encoding orotidine-5'-phosphate decarboxylase, whose product MHFFDRLADRIATADSVVSVGLDPDPARLPDSVLDADLPRWQFNRRIIDATHEHAACYKPNAAFYEDPDGWRALEETIAYAHGKDVPVLLDAKRGDIGNTARQYAQILDEDAGPAADAITVNPFLGRDSLEPFLQRADRGVFVLGRTSNPGGEDLQDLELASGEKLYERVVHLADLWNGNGNVGLVVGATNPDELEEIRELVPDIPFLVPGVGAQGGDAEAAVEHGLADGVGLVNSSRGIIFAGEDADTRRDDSGDAFFKAAGQSAKQLKQRLNQFR is encoded by the coding sequence ATGCACTTCTTCGACCGTCTCGCGGACCGCATCGCGACCGCCGACAGCGTGGTGTCGGTCGGCCTCGACCCGGACCCTGCCCGCCTCCCCGACAGCGTGCTGGACGCCGACCTCCCGCGCTGGCAGTTCAATCGCCGTATCATCGACGCGACCCATGAACACGCCGCCTGCTACAAGCCCAACGCCGCCTTCTATGAGGACCCTGACGGCTGGCGCGCCCTCGAAGAAACAATCGCCTACGCACATGGGAAAGACGTACCAGTCCTGCTGGATGCAAAGCGGGGCGACATCGGCAACACCGCACGGCAGTACGCCCAGATTCTCGACGAGGATGCGGGACCCGCCGCCGACGCCATCACGGTCAACCCCTTCCTCGGCCGCGACTCGCTGGAGCCGTTCCTCCAGCGCGCGGACAGGGGTGTGTTTGTCCTCGGGCGCACGTCGAACCCTGGCGGTGAGGATCTTCAGGACCTCGAACTGGCCTCTGGCGAAAAACTGTACGAGCGCGTGGTCCACCTCGCGGACCTCTGGAACGGAAACGGGAACGTCGGCCTCGTTGTCGGCGCAACCAACCCCGACGAACTCGAGGAAATCCGCGAACTGGTTCCGGACATCCCGTTTCTCGTCCCTGGCGTCGGCGCGCAGGGCGGCGATGCCGAGGCCGCCGTCGAGCACGGCCTCGCCGACGGCGTCGGACTCGTCAACTCCTCACGGGGCATCATCTTTGCCGGCGAAGACGCCGATACGCGGCGCGATGACTCCGGTGACGCGTTTTTCAAGGCCGCCGGACAGTCGGCCAAACAGCTCAAGCAGCGGCTGAATCAGTTCCGCTAA
- a CDS encoding phosphate uptake regulator PhoU, which yields METRKVQLTGGSTYTVSLPKEWATENGVESGSIVEFYAEDDLLLVSPQHGDDHVEGTLDVTGLENRHELTRAVMTMYVSGFDIIRLEAARITAEQRRIIRDATQGLVGLEMIEETADRVVLQDLLDSSELSVLNAITRMRLVSLTMLSDAVEALIEDDNDLAADVMQRDDDVDRLWYMVSRVFRTVLRNPTAANEIGFPRETVFDYQSSARQLERIADHATKIASLSQEIGEITGETADLLDQLETEAIAVPETAMDALLADDNDEAVELANEARSRIPEVDETAREVDGKVRELDPQSAQLLGRVVDSLSRTADYGGNIAESALQKAAPRP from the coding sequence ATGGAGACGCGCAAAGTACAGCTGACGGGCGGGTCCACCTATACCGTCTCATTACCGAAGGAATGGGCGACAGAGAACGGCGTCGAGAGCGGCAGTATTGTCGAGTTTTACGCTGAAGACGACCTGTTACTGGTCTCGCCACAGCACGGCGACGACCACGTCGAGGGAACACTCGACGTGACTGGCCTCGAGAACAGGCACGAACTCACGCGGGCGGTGATGACGATGTACGTCAGCGGCTTCGATATCATCCGACTGGAAGCCGCGCGTATAACGGCTGAACAGCGGCGTATCATCCGCGATGCAACACAAGGACTGGTCGGCCTAGAGATGATTGAAGAGACGGCCGACCGTGTCGTCCTGCAGGACCTGCTCGATTCGTCGGAACTCTCCGTGCTTAACGCTATTACACGTATGCGGCTGGTCTCGTTGACGATGCTCTCCGATGCTGTCGAGGCACTCATCGAGGATGACAACGACCTTGCGGCGGACGTGATGCAACGCGACGACGACGTGGACCGCCTCTGGTACATGGTTTCGCGCGTGTTCCGAACTGTCCTTCGCAACCCGACGGCGGCCAACGAGATCGGCTTCCCACGCGAGACGGTGTTCGATTACCAGTCCAGCGCCCGGCAACTCGAACGTATCGCCGACCACGCAACCAAAATCGCCAGCCTCTCACAGGAGATCGGTGAAATCACCGGTGAAACAGCCGACCTTCTCGATCAACTGGAGACTGAGGCCATTGCTGTCCCCGAAACTGCGATGGATGCGCTGTTAGCTGACGACAACGACGAGGCCGTGGAACTGGCAAACGAGGCTCGCTCTCGTATCCCCGAAGTCGATGAAACCGCCCGTGAGGTCGATGGAAAAGTCAGAGAGCTAGACCCACAGAGCGCACAGCTACTTGGTCGCGTGGTCGACTCGCTGTCCCGGACCGCCGACTACGGCGGCAATATCGCCGAAAGCGCCCTCCAGAAGGCTGCCCCACGGCCATAG
- a CDS encoding phosphoribosylanthranilate isomerase: MTRVKICGVTDSADRDAVVRAGTDAVGVIHGVPVDTPREVNEETAETLVKGVPPFVTSVLVTMPTTVQEAVRRIDRVEPDAVQVHDSLSPAELGALNSRVTQDIIAVVGTDAPTIADYAAHADALLVDSVDADGGGGTGETHDWERTRDLVDSLDVPVVLAGGLTPENVAEAVETVAPFAVDVASGVESAGGTKDHDAVGRFVRNAKRASEGAV; encoded by the coding sequence ATGACGCGCGTGAAGATCTGTGGCGTGACAGACAGCGCGGACCGCGACGCTGTCGTTAGGGCCGGTACTGACGCGGTCGGCGTCATCCACGGCGTCCCGGTCGACACACCGCGGGAAGTCAATGAGGAAACAGCCGAGACGCTCGTCAAGGGCGTCCCACCCTTCGTGACGAGCGTGCTGGTGACGATGCCGACGACGGTTCAGGAGGCCGTCAGGCGCATCGACAGGGTCGAACCCGATGCGGTGCAGGTCCATGACAGCCTCTCGCCGGCGGAGCTTGGGGCCCTCAACAGCCGAGTCACACAAGACATCATCGCTGTGGTTGGGACGGACGCACCGACTATTGCAGACTACGCCGCCCATGCCGACGCCCTGCTCGTCGATTCGGTCGACGCCGACGGCGGCGGCGGCACGGGCGAGACACACGACTGGGAGCGCACGCGTGACCTCGTTGACTCGCTTGACGTTCCCGTCGTGCTGGCCGGTGGACTAACTCCCGAGAACGTGGCCGAGGCCGTCGAGACGGTCGCACCGTTCGCCGTCGACGTGGCGAGCGGCGTGGAGTCCGCTGGCGGCACGAAAGACCACGACGCAGTTGGACGGTTCGTCCGGAACGCAAAGCGAGCGTCGGAGGGCGCAGTATGA
- a CDS encoding DUF2240 family protein has protein sequence MSLKTAVAAPFRQRGADRMAESEFVVALSLDRNWFSPDQAKTLVDVAVSEGLVEREDDDLVVAFDATHTNIPDGFTPGEEILQSRSTFERVLDAVIEAGIEKQTAVAGINALQSDIGVTLEAAAVVYARNEGVDVEAIAADVREEL, from the coding sequence ATGAGTCTGAAGACGGCCGTCGCCGCACCGTTCCGCCAGCGTGGAGCCGACCGGATGGCGGAAAGCGAGTTCGTTGTCGCACTCTCGCTAGACCGGAACTGGTTCTCACCTGACCAAGCCAAGACACTGGTCGACGTGGCCGTGAGCGAGGGCTTGGTCGAACGGGAAGACGACGACCTCGTCGTCGCCTTCGACGCCACACACACCAATATCCCAGACGGGTTTACCCCGGGCGAGGAAATCCTGCAGTCGCGGTCGACGTTCGAACGGGTTCTCGACGCCGTTATCGAGGCTGGCATCGAGAAACAGACCGCCGTCGCCGGCATCAATGCGCTCCAGTCCGATATCGGCGTGACACTGGAGGCCGCGGCTGTGGTGTATGCGCGCAATGAAGGCGTCGACGTCGAAGCAATCGCTGCGGACGTTCGGGAGGAACTCTAA
- the trpE gene encoding anthranilate synthase component I, translating into MTLDISREEFVEHAKADRPVVVRTAAELDVDVEPLTAYAALTGRTSDVAANDYTFLLESAEKVASSDPDGAFAPETDDRHARFSFVGYDPRAVVTVTGDESEVEAFDDRYADLVTTDGGDVVDDLRAAMPDVALRNFPAMDRQHLEGGLVGFLSYDAVYDLWLDEVGLDRPDSRFPDAQFVLTTSTVRFDHVEDTVSLVFTPVVRQGEDAGERYDELAAEAERVEAVLTDLSPLSTGGFRREDEVAGPRDEYEDAVERAKEYVLSGDIYQGVISRTRELHGEVDPLGFYEALRAVNPSPYMYLLGYDDLTIVGASPETLVSVAGDHVVSNPIAGTCPRGNSPVEDRRLAGEMLADGKERAEHTMLVDLARNDVRRVAEAGSVRVPEFMNVLKYSHVQHIESTVTGRLAEDKDAFDAARATFPAGTLSGAPKIRAMEIIDELERSPRGPYGGGVGYFDWDGDTDFAIVIRSATVEDEGDRDRITVQAGAGIVADSDPESEYVETEQKMDGVLTALEEIEGEPVDAAGSADDAEAATGADGPEEVTR; encoded by the coding sequence ATGACCCTCGATATCTCCCGCGAGGAGTTCGTCGAACACGCAAAGGCGGACCGCCCAGTCGTCGTCCGCACCGCCGCGGAACTCGATGTCGACGTGGAGCCGTTGACCGCATACGCAGCGCTGACCGGTCGCACAAGCGACGTGGCCGCAAACGACTACACGTTCCTGCTGGAAAGCGCCGAGAAGGTCGCCTCCAGTGACCCCGACGGCGCGTTCGCGCCGGAGACGGACGACCGACACGCCCGCTTCTCCTTCGTCGGCTACGACCCGCGCGCCGTAGTTACTGTGACCGGCGATGAGAGCGAGGTCGAGGCATTCGATGACCGCTACGCCGACCTCGTGACGACCGACGGCGGCGACGTGGTTGATGACCTGCGGGCAGCGATGCCCGATGTGGCGCTGCGGAACTTCCCGGCGATGGACCGCCAGCACCTCGAAGGCGGCCTCGTGGGCTTCCTCTCGTACGACGCCGTCTACGACCTCTGGCTCGACGAGGTTGGCTTAGACCGCCCGGATTCCCGGTTCCCGGACGCGCAGTTCGTTCTCACCACGTCGACGGTCCGGTTCGACCACGTCGAGGACACTGTCTCGCTCGTGTTCACGCCTGTTGTCAGGCAAGGCGAGGACGCTGGCGAGCGCTACGACGAACTGGCCGCCGAAGCCGAGCGGGTCGAGGCCGTTCTTACGGATCTGTCACCGCTTTCGACCGGCGGCTTCCGCCGCGAAGACGAAGTTGCTGGCCCAAGAGACGAGTACGAGGACGCTGTCGAACGCGCAAAGGAGTACGTCCTCTCGGGTGACATCTATCAGGGCGTCATCTCCCGAACGCGGGAATTGCATGGTGAGGTCGACCCGCTGGGCTTCTACGAGGCGCTCCGGGCGGTGAACCCATCGCCATACATGTACCTGCTGGGCTACGATGACCTGACCATCGTCGGCGCGAGCCCGGAGACACTCGTCTCCGTCGCGGGCGACCACGTCGTTTCGAACCCCATCGCGGGGACGTGTCCGCGCGGGAACTCACCCGTCGAGGACCGCCGCCTCGCCGGTGAGATGCTCGCTGACGGGAAGGAGCGGGCCGAACACACGATGCTGGTCGATCTGGCGCGCAACGACGTGCGACGGGTGGCCGAGGCCGGCAGCGTCCGGGTCCCGGAGTTCATGAACGTCCTCAAGTACAGCCACGTCCAGCACATTGAGTCCACCGTGACGGGTCGGCTGGCCGAAGACAAGGATGCCTTTGACGCCGCCCGCGCGACGTTCCCGGCAGGGACCCTCTCCGGTGCGCCGAAGATCCGCGCCATGGAGATCATCGACGAACTCGAACGCTCGCCGCGCGGTCCCTACGGCGGCGGCGTCGGTTACTTCGACTGGGACGGCGACACCGACTTCGCTATCGTCATCCGCTCGGCGACGGTCGAAGACGAGGGTGACCGGGATCGCATTACCGTCCAGGCCGGGGCCGGCATCGTTGCTGATTCCGACCCCGAAAGCGAGTACGTCGAGACCGAGCAGAAAATGGACGGCGTGTTGACGGCGCTGGAAGAAATCGAAGGGGAACCGGTCGACGCGGCTGGGAGTGCTGACGACGCTGAGGCTGCGACCGGAGCCGACGGCCCCGAGGAGGTGACCCGATGA
- the trpG gene encoding anthranilate synthase component II translates to MSASQPAGEDAVRDDLRVLFVDNFDSFTYNLVEYVSEHAETEVVRNTASLDDVEAFDPDAIILSPGPGHPKNERDVGVTLDVLREVSPDVPTLGVCLGLESAVYAYGGTIGRAPEPVHGKAFPIDHDEKGVFAGLEQGFQGGRYHSLIAEDVPEEFVVSATTETEDGTELVMGVRHREYPIEAVQFHPESVLTAVGHDVIRNFLAGL, encoded by the coding sequence ATGAGCGCGTCACAGCCCGCCGGCGAGGACGCCGTCAGGGACGACCTCCGGGTGCTGTTCGTCGACAACTTCGACTCGTTTACGTACAATCTCGTCGAATACGTCTCCGAGCACGCCGAGACCGAAGTCGTCCGGAACACAGCATCACTCGACGATGTGGAGGCGTTCGACCCCGACGCGATCATCCTTTCGCCGGGTCCGGGCCACCCGAAGAACGAACGGGACGTCGGTGTCACGCTCGATGTCCTCCGGGAGGTCAGCCCCGATGTGCCGACGCTGGGCGTCTGCCTCGGCCTCGAATCGGCGGTGTACGCCTACGGCGGTACCATCGGTCGTGCCCCGGAGCCGGTTCACGGCAAGGCGTTTCCCATCGACCACGACGAGAAGGGTGTTTTTGCGGGACTGGAACAGGGGTTCCAGGGCGGGCGCTATCACTCGCTCATCGCTGAGGACGTTCCCGAGGAGTTCGTCGTCAGCGCGACGACGGAGACCGAGGACGGCACGGAACTTGTGATGGGCGTCCGCCACCGCGAGTACCCCATCGAAGCCGTACAGTTCCATCCCGAGTCAGTCCTGACCGCGGTTGGCCACGACGTGATCCGGAACTTCCTCGCCGGCCTCTAA
- the pstA gene encoding phosphate ABC transporter permease PstA, with the protein MATREPETGWHGENSDVNHLRGRAFEATCLAATAFGLVSVMLLLLFVANDAFRPFSADAGWLATYAATVLVPLAALAVYYYRLDEPAGEVAYVTSGLPVVGLLLTGGFAVLFIELLSVLEWFALLISLVVAGGLIVAHGRLRPKAALERLGVVFLSPVITVFGLPPTRFNWFVTDAAAALGLDFGLYYRVISLREAILMLPFVPTDWVMLLLTLVLPIAGAAGWFVEQRRESRRDGLTVVGLTTAVAVLGVVAGPLLGIGTDVWLLIVTFAVLPLGVYVEGVVRRGEGVRGLAFPVVGVLGVVVGGVVTGALGFAGPDPWLDWGFLTSATSRTAADAGIYPAMVGSVMMIIVIVLTTFPVGVGAAIYLEEYAPSQGLMGKFVTLIEINIGNLAGVPSVVYGLLGLALFIRVLQWPQGSIIVAGLAVGLLILPIVIISAQEAIRSVPDSFRQASYGMGATRWQTIRQVVLPEALPGILTGTILALGRAIGETAPLLMIGAAASVRLAPNSFFDVASMMPRQIFSWSSELDPAFRHGVLAAGVITLLAVLLVMNATAIVIRNRYQRTG; encoded by the coding sequence ATGGCAACACGAGAACCTGAAACAGGCTGGCACGGAGAGAACAGCGACGTCAACCACCTGCGGGGGCGTGCCTTCGAGGCGACCTGTCTCGCGGCAACCGCGTTCGGACTCGTGTCAGTCATGCTTCTCCTGCTGTTCGTCGCCAACGACGCGTTTCGGCCCTTCTCGGCCGACGCAGGGTGGCTGGCGACCTACGCCGCTACGGTGCTGGTGCCGCTGGCCGCACTGGCTGTTTATTATTATCGTCTCGACGAACCGGCCGGCGAGGTCGCCTACGTCACCAGCGGACTGCCGGTCGTCGGACTGCTGCTCACAGGCGGGTTCGCGGTGCTGTTCATCGAACTACTCTCCGTGCTTGAGTGGTTCGCACTGCTCATCTCGCTGGTCGTGGCCGGCGGCCTGATCGTCGCACACGGCCGACTGCGGCCGAAGGCCGCGCTCGAACGTCTTGGTGTAGTGTTCCTCTCTCCAGTCATCACCGTGTTCGGTCTGCCACCTACCAGATTCAACTGGTTCGTCACCGACGCCGCCGCGGCGCTCGGCCTCGATTTCGGACTGTACTATCGCGTAATAAGCCTCCGAGAAGCGATCCTGATGCTCCCGTTCGTGCCCACGGACTGGGTCATGCTACTCCTGACGCTCGTACTCCCGATCGCCGGTGCCGCAGGCTGGTTCGTCGAACAGCGACGCGAGTCGCGTCGTGACGGCCTGACCGTCGTCGGGCTGACGACGGCAGTGGCGGTACTGGGCGTCGTCGCCGGACCGCTACTCGGAATTGGGACTGACGTGTGGCTGCTCATAGTCACGTTCGCCGTACTCCCGCTGGGTGTCTATGTCGAAGGCGTGGTCCGTCGTGGCGAGGGCGTCCGCGGCCTCGCCTTCCCGGTCGTCGGCGTACTGGGTGTGGTCGTCGGCGGCGTCGTCACCGGCGCACTTGGGTTCGCCGGACCGGACCCATGGCTCGACTGGGGGTTCCTGACGAGCGCGACCTCCCGGACCGCCGCTGATGCCGGTATCTACCCTGCGATGGTCGGCTCAGTGATGATGATTATCGTGATCGTGCTCACCACCTTCCCGGTCGGCGTCGGGGCGGCGATTTACCTCGAGGAGTACGCCCCCTCACAAGGATTGATGGGCAAGTTCGTCACGCTCATCGAGATCAACATCGGGAACCTCGCCGGTGTCCCATCGGTCGTGTACGGCCTGCTCGGACTGGCGCTTTTCATCCGGGTGCTCCAGTGGCCCCAGGGGTCCATTATCGTCGCCGGCCTCGCCGTCGGCCTGCTGATACTCCCGATCGTAATCATCTCCGCCCAAGAGGCGATCCGATCCGTTCCCGACTCGTTCCGGCAGGCGTCCTACGGAATGGGAGCGACCCGCTGGCAGACGATCCGACAGGTCGTCCTCCCCGAAGCACTTCCGGGCATTCTGACCGGAACGATACTGGCGCTGGGTCGGGCTATCGGCGAGACGGCCCCGCTGTTGATGATCGGGGCGGCAGCGTCGGTCCGGCTCGCGCCGAACAGCTTCTTCGACGTGGCGAGTATGATGCCCCGCCAGATCTTTTCGTGGTCGTCGGAACTGGACCCGGCGTTCCGCCACGGCGTGCTGGCGGCCGGCGTGATTACACTGCTTGCGGTGTTGCTGGTGATGAACGCGACAGCGATTGTCATCCGGAACCGGTATCAGCGAACAGGATAA
- the pstC gene encoding phosphate ABC transporter permease subunit PstC has product MSTETPGPDITSRPRGRAARERMYRYVLLMCAAASILVTVSIVVLLARDAITFFTLVNPVDFFTGTEFLISRNVYGLLPLLSGTLLVTVISAVIALPTGVAAAVYLSEYASDQMRSVLKPGLEILAGIPTVVYGIFALVYVTPFLQTIGLPVNTFNILSASIMVGIMIIPMVSSLSEDAMSSVPDSLRQAGYGMGATKFEVTTGVVVPAAASGIFSSFILALSRAIGETMIVVVAAGSRPRMLNLSDPLANLFQGYQPMTAAMVQINSADSVSQLGFTSLFAIGLTLFVITFLLNLLSNRIAARYREEYE; this is encoded by the coding sequence ATGAGCACCGAGACGCCCGGGCCGGATATTACGTCCAGACCGAGAGGACGTGCAGCACGCGAGCGGATGTATCGATATGTCCTGCTCATGTGTGCTGCCGCGTCAATTCTTGTCACCGTCAGCATCGTCGTGTTACTCGCACGCGACGCGATTACGTTCTTTACGCTGGTGAACCCGGTCGACTTCTTCACCGGAACAGAGTTCCTCATCAGTCGGAACGTCTACGGGTTGCTCCCGTTGTTGAGCGGCACGCTGTTGGTGACGGTAATCTCTGCCGTCATCGCACTCCCAACAGGTGTCGCGGCCGCGGTCTATCTCAGCGAGTACGCTAGCGACCAGATGCGCTCAGTTCTGAAACCGGGTCTGGAAATTCTGGCCGGTATCCCGACAGTCGTTTACGGTATCTTTGCGCTCGTGTATGTGACACCGTTCCTCCAGACCATTGGGCTCCCGGTCAACACGTTCAACATCCTCAGCGCTTCCATCATGGTCGGTATCATGATTATCCCGATGGTTTCCAGTCTGAGCGAGGACGCAATGAGCTCCGTCCCGGACTCGCTACGACAGGCCGGCTACGGGATGGGTGCGACGAAGTTCGAGGTGACTACCGGCGTCGTCGTCCCCGCAGCGGCCTCAGGCATCTTCTCCTCGTTCATTCTCGCCCTGTCGCGGGCTATCGGCGAGACGATGATTGTCGTCGTCGCGGCCGGCAGTCGGCCACGGATGCTGAACCTCTCTGACCCGCTCGCGAACCTCTTCCAGGGGTACCAGCCGATGACGGCAGCAATGGTCCAGATCAACAGCGCCGACAGCGTCAGTCAACTGGGCTTTACCAGTCTCTTTGCTATCGGCCTGACGCTGTTCGTCATTACGTTCCTGTTAAACCTGCTGAGCAACCGAATCGCGGCGCGCTACCGGGAGGAGTACGAATGA